A region from the Rhodothermus sp. genome encodes:
- a CDS encoding tetratricopeptide repeat protein encodes MAVASRTATSKRKGLREDTIVTFYARWLDFYYRHRKQLYVGLAVVVVVVLGGIGYAYYQRQQEQRAQQLLGEVLPLYEQGKYREALDGADGHSGLLELARAYGSTNAGNLARFYAADALYRLGEYEQALTLWAAFDSDDPMLAAAALAGQAAVYENNGEHARAAELYRRAADRYDNPVVTPHYLLRAGRNYEAAGNLEAARRMYETLRERYPDATQAIEAEIALARIAARASQPS; translated from the coding sequence ATGGCTGTTGCTTCGCGTACGGCAACTTCGAAGCGCAAGGGACTGCGCGAGGATACGATTGTTACGTTTTATGCGCGCTGGCTGGATTTTTACTACCGCCATCGTAAGCAGCTCTATGTGGGGCTGGCAGTTGTTGTAGTGGTCGTGCTGGGGGGGATTGGTTACGCGTACTACCAGCGACAGCAGGAGCAGCGCGCCCAGCAGCTGCTGGGCGAGGTGCTTCCCCTCTACGAACAGGGTAAGTACCGGGAGGCGCTGGATGGCGCCGATGGGCACTCCGGATTGCTGGAGCTGGCCCGCGCTTACGGCAGCACGAACGCAGGCAACCTGGCCCGTTTCTACGCGGCCGATGCCCTGTACCGCCTGGGCGAGTATGAGCAGGCGTTGACCTTGTGGGCGGCCTTTGACAGTGACGACCCCATGCTGGCAGCGGCCGCCCTGGCCGGACAGGCGGCCGTCTATGAAAACAACGGCGAACACGCGCGCGCTGCCGAACTGTATCGCCGGGCCGCCGATCGCTACGACAATCCGGTCGTGACCCCGCACTACCTGCTGCGGGCCGGACGGAACTACGAGGCGGCCGGTAATCTGGAGGCAGCCCGACGCATGTATGAGACGCTCCGGGAGCGCTATCCGGACGCTACGCAGGCTATCGAGGCTGAGATCGCCCTGGCCCGTATTGCTGCCCGTGCTTCGCAGCCATCCTGA
- a CDS encoding sigma-54 dependent transcriptional regulator: protein MAATILVVDDERSIRRTLREILEYEGYAVEEAVDGEEALTKLREDRYDLVLLDIKMPRRDGMEVLRTLAAEQPELPVVMISGHGTIETAVEATRLGAFDFIEKPPDLNRLLLTVRNALERGQLQTENRRIRQVLTERWEGELTPILGESPAIKQVIATIHRVAPTEARVLITGEPGTGKELVARWLHHLSGRKEGPMVEVNCAAIPSELIESELFGHEKGAFTGATRLRIGKFEQAHGGTLFLDEIGDMSLAAQAKVLRALQENRIQRVGGERSIAVDVRVVAATNKDLWQLVEEGKFREDLYHRLSVILIHVPPLRARRNDIPIIARYALEQLARRNGMPPKEFEPAALEQLKRYEWRGNVRELYNVVERLLILSDGPTITARDVQRYVHPGSSSGAGSLQELIERYPTFAAFRDAAEKLFLEHKLREFGWNISKTAEAIGIQRSHLYNKLAKYGLQREA, encoded by the coding sequence ATGGCGGCCACCATCCTGGTTGTTGACGACGAACGTAGCATCCGGCGTACACTTCGAGAGATTCTGGAATACGAAGGATACGCGGTGGAAGAAGCCGTCGACGGTGAGGAGGCGCTGACAAAGCTGCGCGAAGATCGCTACGATCTGGTGCTGCTTGACATCAAGATGCCGCGCCGCGACGGCATGGAAGTACTGCGCACGCTGGCAGCCGAGCAACCCGAGCTGCCTGTCGTGATGATTTCAGGCCACGGTACGATTGAGACAGCGGTTGAGGCCACACGCCTGGGCGCCTTCGATTTTATTGAAAAGCCCCCGGACTTAAACCGTCTGCTGCTAACCGTTCGGAATGCGCTGGAACGCGGGCAGCTCCAGACCGAGAACCGGCGCATTCGGCAGGTGCTGACCGAACGCTGGGAAGGCGAACTGACACCCATCCTCGGGGAGAGTCCGGCCATCAAACAGGTAATCGCGACGATCCACCGGGTAGCGCCGACCGAGGCGCGCGTGCTCATTACGGGCGAGCCTGGTACGGGCAAGGAGCTGGTGGCCCGCTGGTTGCATCATCTTTCTGGCCGCAAAGAAGGTCCTATGGTGGAGGTGAACTGTGCGGCCATTCCAAGTGAATTGATTGAAAGCGAGCTGTTCGGGCACGAGAAAGGGGCCTTTACCGGAGCGACCCGCCTGCGCATAGGTAAATTCGAACAGGCCCACGGCGGCACGCTGTTTCTCGACGAAATCGGGGATATGAGCCTGGCGGCGCAAGCCAAAGTGCTCCGGGCGCTTCAAGAAAATCGGATCCAGCGGGTAGGGGGCGAACGATCCATCGCGGTCGATGTGCGTGTGGTGGCCGCCACGAATAAAGATCTCTGGCAGCTGGTCGAAGAAGGAAAGTTTCGAGAAGACCTGTATCATCGTCTGAGTGTTATTCTCATCCACGTACCTCCCTTGCGAGCGCGGCGCAACGATATTCCGATCATTGCCCGGTATGCCCTGGAGCAACTGGCGCGTCGTAACGGTATGCCACCGAAGGAATTTGAGCCGGCCGCCCTGGAGCAGCTCAAGCGATATGAATGGCGAGGCAACGTGCGCGAGCTGTACAATGTCGTGGAGCGGCTGCTGATTCTGAGTGACGGACCGACGATCACCGCACGCGACGTGCAGCGCTACGTACATCCGGGCAGTAGTTCAGGGGCGGGATCGCTCCAGGAGCTGATCGAGCGTTATCCGACGTTTGCAGCGTTTCGCGACGCGGCTGAAAAATTGTTTCTGGAACACAAACTGCGTGAATTTGGCTGGAACATCAGTAAGACGGCCGAAGCGATCGGCATTCAACGTTCGCATCTGTATAACAAGCTGGCCAAGTACGGTCTCCAGCGCGAAGCGTGA
- a CDS encoding arginine deiminase family protein translates to MVYWEADQLDFTVETTPPMPPPRQVLMVSPDHFDVVYVINPYMEGHVGKVDRARAARQWAALRDTYQQLGFEVHVLKGVPELPDMVFCANQTLPFRRTNDQRGVVLSRMHAPQRRAEVPHVAHFFGQQGYVLVSIPENVPGSFEGMGDALWHPGHALLWGGYGFRTDRTIYAWLAQTLEVRVVALRLTDPDFYHLDTCLSLLDAGTALYVPAAFDEEGRALLQRLIPNLIPVPEHEARKLLACNAHCPDGRHVLIQQGCTETVARLRAAGFEPIELDTSEFLKSGGSVFCMKLMFF, encoded by the coding sequence ATGGTTTACTGGGAAGCTGACCAGCTGGATTTTACCGTTGAAACGACGCCTCCGATGCCTCCTCCGCGGCAGGTGCTCATGGTGTCGCCCGACCACTTCGACGTAGTGTACGTGATCAACCCCTACATGGAAGGACACGTTGGTAAAGTAGATCGGGCACGGGCTGCTCGTCAATGGGCGGCGCTGCGCGATACCTACCAGCAACTGGGTTTTGAGGTGCATGTATTGAAGGGCGTGCCGGAGCTGCCCGATATGGTCTTCTGTGCCAACCAGACGCTCCCTTTTCGACGGACAAATGACCAGCGGGGCGTTGTGCTCAGCCGTATGCATGCTCCTCAGCGACGTGCCGAAGTTCCCCACGTGGCTCACTTCTTCGGGCAACAGGGCTATGTCCTCGTTTCTATTCCAGAAAACGTACCGGGCAGCTTTGAAGGAATGGGCGATGCGCTCTGGCATCCGGGCCATGCCCTGCTCTGGGGTGGCTACGGCTTCCGTACCGATCGGACCATCTATGCGTGGCTTGCGCAAACATTGGAAGTCCGCGTGGTCGCACTCCGCCTGACCGATCCGGACTTCTATCATCTGGATACCTGTCTGAGTCTGCTCGACGCCGGCACAGCCCTGTACGTACCGGCCGCTTTCGATGAGGAAGGACGTGCCCTGCTACAGCGACTGATTCCTAACCTGATACCGGTGCCTGAACACGAAGCCCGCAAACTTCTGGCCTGCAATGCCCACTGCCCCGATGGTCGTCATGTGTTGATCCAGCAGGGTTGTACCGAAACCGTCGCCCGGCTCCGCGCAGCCGGCTTCGAGCCGATTGAACTGGATACCAGCGAGTTTCTAAAATCCGGCGGTTCTGTCTTCTGCATGAAACTGATGTTTTTCTAA
- a CDS encoding prephenate dehydrogenase — protein sequence MIERITICGLGLIGGSLAMAWKRARPTLHLTAFDRREVLAQARSLGIVDAVAEDVAEAVAEADLVVLATPLPGILYLLEEIGPHLKPGARVTDVCGVKRPIMAHAREMLPETVFFIGGHPMAGSERRGLANADPFLFENATYVLCPPSSDAATTLQQEHRDLLELIQLLGARVLLLDAERHDAIAATVSHLPQLLAVLLVNTAAERSKGDATFFQLAAGGFRDMTRIASSPFDLWRDVLFANEGPLLDTLGHFAANLQRLRNRLIEEDAQALEQAFEEARQTRIRIPRDTKGFLHPLADIYVRIEDRPGALYRITRALYEANLNIQDIELLKVREGTGGTFRLGFATDIDAERACQVLRQAGIEAFRPEDHSL from the coding sequence ATGATCGAGCGGATTACGATCTGCGGACTCGGCCTGATCGGGGGTTCGCTGGCAATGGCCTGGAAGCGGGCACGGCCGACACTGCACCTGACGGCCTTCGACCGCCGCGAAGTGCTCGCGCAAGCCCGCAGCCTTGGCATTGTGGATGCCGTGGCCGAAGACGTTGCTGAGGCTGTGGCCGAAGCCGACCTGGTCGTGCTGGCGACCCCCCTGCCAGGCATTCTATACCTGCTGGAAGAGATAGGCCCGCACCTGAAACCGGGCGCGCGAGTAACCGACGTCTGCGGCGTCAAACGCCCGATCATGGCCCACGCCCGCGAGATGCTACCCGAAACCGTCTTCTTTATCGGAGGCCATCCCATGGCCGGCTCCGAGCGACGCGGTCTGGCCAATGCCGATCCGTTCCTGTTCGAGAATGCCACCTATGTGCTGTGTCCTCCGTCCAGCGACGCCGCTACGACCCTTCAACAGGAGCACCGCGATCTCCTGGAGCTGATCCAGCTACTGGGTGCCCGGGTGCTTTTGCTTGATGCTGAACGCCACGATGCCATTGCAGCTACAGTCAGTCACCTGCCCCAGCTACTGGCCGTGCTACTGGTCAACACAGCGGCTGAACGGAGTAAGGGCGACGCCACCTTTTTCCAGCTGGCGGCCGGTGGCTTTCGCGATATGACGCGCATCGCTTCCTCCCCGTTCGACCTGTGGCGCGATGTGCTCTTTGCTAACGAGGGCCCCCTGCTCGACACACTGGGCCACTTTGCGGCCAACCTGCAACGCCTGCGCAACCGCCTCATCGAAGAAGATGCGCAGGCCCTCGAACAGGCTTTCGAAGAGGCCCGTCAGACGCGCATCCGCATCCCCCGCGATACCAAAGGATTTCTGCATCCGCTGGCCGATATCTACGTGCGCATCGAAGATCGCCCGGGTGCCCTCTATCGGATCACCCGTGCCCTCTATGAGGCCAACCTGAACATCCAGGACATCGAGCTGCTGAAAGTACGAGAGGGTACCGGCGGCACCTTCCGCCTGGGTTTCGCTACCGATATTGATGCAGAACGCGCCTGCCAGGTGCTCCGGCAGGCCGGTATCGAAGCGTTTCGCCCCGAAGATCATTCCCTGTAG
- a CDS encoding phosphoglycerate kinase, with protein MSTRHKLTIDDLDLKGKRVLVRVDFNVPLKENEQGNLIVADDTRIREALPTIRALMQAGAKVILMSHLGRPKGQPDPKYSLAPVARRLEELLGVRVRFVSNIVGELVRQAIHSMPEGGVLLLENTRFHPGETKNDPELARQLAELADVYVNDAFGSAHRAHASTEGVAHYVKQAAMGYLMKREVAYLSRLLDQPEHPFVAILGGAKVSDKIGVIRNLLPRVDRLLIGGAMSYTFLKALGHGVGASRVEADRLEEARQLYEEADGKILLPADHVVAPAFSNEAPAQVVEGDIPDGLMGLDIGPKTVEQYRAEILQARTVVWNGPMGVFEMSRFAKGTFAIAEALAEATDRGALTVVGGGDSVAAITQAGYADRVSHVSTGGGAMLEFLEGKELPGLAALTDKK; from the coding sequence ATGTCCACACGCCACAAACTGACCATCGATGACCTGGACCTTAAGGGCAAGCGCGTGCTGGTCCGCGTCGATTTCAACGTCCCTCTGAAAGAAAACGAACAGGGCAATCTGATCGTTGCCGACGACACACGCATCCGGGAGGCCCTGCCCACGATCCGCGCCTTGATGCAGGCCGGTGCCAAAGTGATCCTGATGAGTCATCTGGGCCGTCCCAAAGGACAGCCTGACCCCAAATACAGCCTGGCACCGGTGGCCCGCCGCCTGGAAGAGCTGCTGGGCGTGCGCGTTCGCTTTGTGAGCAATATCGTAGGCGAGCTCGTCCGCCAGGCAATCCACAGCATGCCTGAAGGGGGGGTGCTGCTGCTGGAGAACACCCGCTTCCATCCGGGTGAAACCAAAAACGATCCGGAGCTGGCACGTCAGCTGGCCGAACTGGCCGACGTGTATGTCAACGATGCCTTTGGCTCGGCCCACCGTGCACACGCCTCCACCGAAGGCGTGGCCCATTATGTCAAGCAGGCAGCCATGGGCTACCTGATGAAGCGAGAGGTGGCGTATCTGAGCCGCCTGCTCGACCAGCCCGAACATCCGTTCGTGGCCATCCTGGGCGGTGCCAAGGTCTCCGACAAAATCGGGGTGATTCGGAACCTGCTGCCGCGTGTCGACCGGCTACTCATCGGCGGTGCCATGAGCTACACGTTCCTGAAGGCGCTGGGTCACGGCGTCGGGGCCTCGCGGGTGGAAGCAGACCGCCTGGAAGAAGCACGCCAGCTCTATGAAGAAGCAGACGGCAAAATCCTGCTGCCGGCCGATCACGTGGTGGCCCCTGCGTTCTCCAACGAGGCGCCCGCCCAAGTGGTCGAAGGCGATATTCCAGACGGCCTCATGGGCCTGGACATCGGGCCGAAGACCGTCGAGCAATACCGCGCGGAAATCCTTCAGGCGCGCACCGTAGTCTGGAACGGTCCCATGGGCGTCTTTGAAATGTCCCGCTTTGCCAAGGGAACCTTCGCCATAGCCGAGGCCCTGGCCGAAGCTACCGACCGCGGAGCCCTGACCGTAGTGGGCGGTGGCGACTCGGTAGCTGCCATTACCCAGGCAGGCTACGCCGATCGGGTCAGCCATGTCTCGACGGGCGGTGGTGCCATGCTGGAGTTTCTCGAAGGCAAAGAACTACCTGGTCTGGCAGCGTTGACCGACAAAAAATAA
- the gap gene encoding type I glyceraldehyde-3-phosphate dehydrogenase, with product MAIKLGINGFGRIGRLVLRSILERKLTDQIDVVGVNDITDAATLAHLFKYDSIHGPFPGEVRVEGDELVIDGERFRVFSERDPSNLPWGELDCDVVIESTGVFRSREKAAQHLAAGAKKVIISAPAKGEVDATIVIGVNDHTLTGKEQVVSNASCTTNCLAPMVKVLDDTFGVRRGFMITVHAYTADQRLQDAPHSDLRRARAAALSIIPTTTGAAKAVGLVLPHLKGKLDGFALRVPVPDGSITDFTAELAQEVTVEEVNEAFRKAAENELKGILQYVEDPIVSSDIIHNPHSCIFDSLSTMVIEGNLVKVVGWYDNEWGYACRTVDLVGKLMAVAETTG from the coding sequence ATGGCGATCAAGCTGGGCATTAACGGTTTTGGCCGTATCGGACGGCTGGTCCTGCGTTCCATCCTGGAACGAAAACTGACCGACCAGATCGATGTGGTAGGCGTCAACGACATCACCGATGCGGCCACGCTGGCGCATCTGTTCAAGTACGACTCCATCCACGGCCCCTTCCCGGGTGAGGTCCGCGTAGAGGGCGACGAGCTGGTAATTGATGGGGAGCGGTTTCGGGTCTTTAGCGAACGCGATCCCAGCAATCTACCCTGGGGCGAGCTGGACTGCGACGTGGTGATCGAATCGACAGGGGTTTTCCGCTCCCGGGAAAAAGCGGCGCAGCACCTGGCGGCCGGTGCTAAAAAGGTCATCATTTCGGCACCCGCCAAAGGCGAGGTCGACGCAACCATTGTGATTGGCGTGAACGATCATACGCTGACGGGCAAAGAGCAGGTCGTTTCGAATGCAAGCTGCACGACGAATTGCCTGGCCCCCATGGTCAAGGTGCTCGACGACACGTTCGGCGTGCGGCGTGGTTTTATGATCACCGTGCATGCCTACACGGCCGATCAGCGGCTTCAGGATGCCCCCCACAGCGACCTGCGCCGTGCCCGGGCGGCAGCGCTGTCGATCATCCCGACTACAACGGGCGCTGCCAAGGCCGTTGGCCTGGTGCTGCCTCACCTGAAAGGCAAACTCGACGGCTTTGCGCTACGTGTGCCCGTGCCCGACGGCTCCATCACCGACTTCACGGCGGAGCTGGCCCAGGAAGTCACCGTCGAGGAAGTCAACGAAGCTTTCCGCAAAGCGGCCGAAAATGAGCTGAAAGGTATCCTGCAGTACGTTGAAGATCCGATCGTTTCGTCGGATATCATCCATAACCCCCATTCCTGCATCTTCGACAGTCTCTCGACCATGGTGATTGAAGGTAACCTGGTCAAGGTGGTGGGCTGGTACGACAACGAGTGGGGATATGCCTGCCGTACCGTAGATCTGGTCGGCAAGTTGATGGCTGTTGCCGAAACGACCGGATGA